In the Kribbella sp. NBC_00482 genome, one interval contains:
- a CDS encoding LacI family DNA-binding transcriptional regulator has product MVTIADVARHAGVAASTVSYVLSGKRTISTDTRERVQRSVRALGYRPNASARALASQRSNVLALVIPLRTGMHVPVMMQFAAAVVTTARRYDHDVLLLTADEGPEGLERVAQSSLVDALVVMDIELDDERVPVLRELPMPSMLIGYPDDADGLTCIDLDFVAAGAHCVDHLADLGHRSLALLGTPSAVYERQTGFAQRTLTGFADAAERRGVVGLETPCEHTFDAILHTVRELLDEHPDITGLVVQNEPIIGPLLDVLRRLGRRVPDDMSLVAICADDVAERQVPQLSSVSIPAERIGDRAVESLITKLEGGDVPALTLLPPALTARGSSCQAPHRDLTTA; this is encoded by the coding sequence GTGGTCACGATCGCCGACGTCGCACGGCACGCCGGCGTTGCGGCCAGCACGGTCTCGTACGTGCTCAGCGGGAAGCGGACGATCTCGACCGATACCCGGGAGCGCGTGCAGCGCAGCGTCCGCGCGCTCGGCTACCGTCCCAACGCGAGCGCCCGCGCGCTGGCCAGCCAGCGGTCCAACGTGCTCGCGCTGGTGATCCCGCTGCGCACCGGTATGCACGTCCCGGTGATGATGCAGTTCGCCGCCGCGGTCGTGACCACGGCCCGCCGGTACGACCACGACGTACTGCTGCTGACCGCCGACGAAGGACCGGAAGGGCTCGAGCGGGTCGCGCAGAGCTCGCTCGTCGACGCGCTCGTGGTGATGGACATCGAGCTCGACGACGAACGGGTCCCGGTCCTGCGGGAGCTGCCGATGCCGTCGATGCTGATCGGCTACCCCGACGACGCCGACGGACTCACCTGTATCGACCTGGACTTCGTGGCTGCCGGCGCGCACTGTGTCGACCACCTGGCCGACCTCGGCCACCGTTCGCTGGCGCTGCTCGGGACGCCGTCCGCGGTGTACGAACGGCAGACGGGCTTCGCCCAACGGACGCTGACCGGCTTCGCGGACGCCGCCGAACGACGCGGGGTGGTCGGCCTCGAGACGCCCTGTGAGCACACGTTCGACGCGATCCTGCACACCGTGCGTGAGCTGCTCGACGAGCACCCGGACATCACCGGCCTGGTGGTGCAGAACGAGCCGATCATCGGACCGCTCCTGGACGTCCTGCGCCGGCTCGGCCGCCGGGTTCCCGACGACATGTCGCTGGTGGCGATCTGCGCGGACGACGTCGCCGAGCGGCAGGTTCCGCAGTTGTCGTCGGTCTCGATCCCGGCGGAGCGCATCGGCGACCGGGCCGTCGAGTCGCTGATCACCAAGCTCGAGGGCGGCGACGTACCGGCGTTGACCCTGCTGCCCCCGGCGCTCACGGCTCGCGGCAGCAGCTGCCAGGCGCCTCACCGCGATCTCACCACCGCGTAG
- a CDS encoding glycoside hydrolase family 12 protein: MQRWWKAAIAVLTVLAAGLVTAAPAHAAAWSSSDKFGSWSNGGYTVRNDVWGGGAGPQSIWANSYSNWGVWADHPNTGGVKSYPHSARNIGKPVSAIGTLTSSFNVSRPGSGSYSSTYDIWAGNNAYEIMLWMNKQGAVGPIGSKQTTLSVGGHTWDVYRGSNGANAVFSFLRTSNTNSGSVDIKAVLNWIRSQGWMGDATVGEVQFGFEITSSSGGLNFTSNSYSVTSN, from the coding sequence ATGCAGAGATGGTGGAAAGCAGCAATCGCGGTACTGACAGTACTGGCCGCCGGCCTGGTGACCGCGGCACCGGCCCATGCGGCCGCGTGGTCGTCGTCGGACAAGTTCGGCAGCTGGTCCAACGGCGGGTACACCGTCCGCAATGACGTCTGGGGCGGTGGCGCCGGACCGCAGTCCATCTGGGCCAACTCCTACAGCAACTGGGGAGTCTGGGCCGACCACCCGAACACCGGCGGCGTGAAGTCGTACCCGCACTCCGCCCGGAACATCGGCAAGCCGGTCAGTGCCATCGGAACTCTGACCAGCAGCTTCAACGTGTCCCGCCCGGGCAGTGGATCGTATTCGTCGACCTACGACATCTGGGCCGGCAACAACGCCTACGAGATCATGCTGTGGATGAACAAGCAGGGCGCGGTCGGCCCGATCGGCAGCAAGCAGACCACGCTCAGCGTCGGCGGCCACACCTGGGACGTCTACCGCGGCAGCAACGGCGCCAACGCGGTGTTCTCGTTCCTCCGCACCTCCAACACCAACTCCGGCTCCGTCGACATCAAGGCGGTCCTGAACTGGATCCGCAGCCAGGGCTGGATGGGTGATGCGACCGTCGGCGAGGTCCAGTTCGGCTTCGAGATCACCTCGTCGTCCGGTGGCCTGAACTTCACCAGCAACTCCTACTCCGTCACATCCAACTGA
- a CDS encoding EamA family transporter: MEDTFRWSLVTAIAPIAWGTNYFVTHEYLPAGHPLYGAVFRALPAGLLLLALARRLPRGVWWWRSLLLGICNMGAFFALIYLASQLLPVSLASTIMSAAPFTMALFAWGLLAERPTTQVLIGATAGIAGVVLLLGAGSTAIDLRGVAASAAALTMSSCGYVLAKKWGKAGEGPLATTSWQLIAGGVVLIPFAIVVEGAPPRLDAPAVAGFAYVGLVATALAFTAWFAGLRRLPAASVGLIGLLNPVTGVLLGLLVSGDVLNLRQVGGLALVLLGITFSQVRVNPPTPLGRVRQLDVTE; encoded by the coding sequence ATGGAAGATACCTTCCGCTGGAGCCTTGTCACCGCGATCGCGCCGATCGCCTGGGGCACGAACTACTTCGTCACCCACGAGTACCTACCGGCCGGACACCCCCTGTACGGCGCGGTGTTCCGCGCACTGCCCGCGGGACTCCTCCTGCTCGCGCTCGCCCGCCGCCTCCCCCGCGGCGTCTGGTGGTGGCGATCGCTGCTGCTCGGGATCTGCAACATGGGTGCGTTCTTCGCGCTGATCTACCTCGCGTCCCAACTGCTCCCGGTCAGCCTCGCATCGACGATCATGTCCGCGGCGCCGTTCACCATGGCGCTCTTCGCCTGGGGCCTGCTCGCGGAACGCCCGACCACCCAGGTCCTGATCGGCGCGACCGCCGGGATCGCCGGCGTCGTACTGCTCCTCGGCGCCGGATCAACCGCGATCGACTTACGAGGAGTAGCGGCGTCGGCCGCCGCGCTGACGATGTCCTCGTGCGGCTACGTCCTGGCCAAGAAGTGGGGCAAGGCGGGCGAGGGCCCGCTCGCGACGACCTCGTGGCAGCTGATCGCCGGCGGTGTGGTCCTGATCCCGTTCGCGATCGTCGTCGAAGGCGCCCCGCCCCGACTCGACGCACCGGCCGTCGCCGGTTTCGCGTACGTCGGACTCGTCGCGACCGCCCTCGCCTTCACGGCGTGGTTCGCGGGCCTCCGCAGACTCCCCGCCGCAAGCGTCGGGCTGATCGGGCTCCTCAACCCGGTGACCGGCGTCCTGCTCGGGCTCCTGGTCTCCGGGGACGTGCTGAACCTGCGACAGGTCGGCGGGCTCGCCCTGGTACTTCTCGGCATCACCTTCAGCCAAGTCAGGGTGAACCCGCCGACCCCCTTAGGTCGGGTGCGTCAGTTGGATGTGACGGAGTAG